In one Flammeovirga yaeyamensis genomic region, the following are encoded:
- a CDS encoding sulfatase has translation MKLLNVLLFLLFTTSLFAQKNVVQIIVDDLGWTDLGCYGSDYYETPSIDALADKSIKFTNSYASCNVCSPTRASIVTGKYPASLNLTDWIEGWKYPKAKFLPPEWTMYLDPSIPTIGQIFKENGYKTAHFGKWHLGEAEKYWPENHGFDENHGGWRKGAPNKNKKAGSNGYFAPYGNPRLEDGPEGEYLTERIASDVCQFLEANKDTTFFVNLWFYNVHTPLQAKQEKVDRYQQKEKGEHHHNATYAAMVEHVDDATGVVLTKLDELGLMENTIIIFSSDNGGLHGKKKRPVTSNYPLRGGKGMIYEGGIRIPTMIYHPQHNARIESTSISSIDYLPTLVDLAGVNVNKKIRKDWDGTSLANLVTNEKEVDRPLFWHYPHYHQQGAVPHTAILDGDWKLIHNIELDKYELYNVKEDISEKNNCIDSHQGVYKKLLKKMEAWKKEVNAQMPVHNPNYQPSK, from the coding sequence ATGAAGCTACTCAACGTACTTCTATTCCTTCTATTCACTACTTCTTTGTTTGCTCAGAAAAATGTCGTTCAAATTATAGTCGACGATTTAGGGTGGACTGATTTAGGTTGTTACGGAAGTGATTATTACGAAACGCCATCGATTGATGCTTTGGCGGATAAGTCAATTAAATTTACAAATTCTTATGCTTCTTGTAATGTTTGTTCACCGACGAGGGCAAGCATAGTGACTGGAAAATATCCGGCATCTTTAAACCTAACCGATTGGATTGAAGGCTGGAAGTATCCAAAAGCTAAATTTTTACCACCGGAATGGACCATGTATTTGGATCCTAGCATTCCAACGATTGGACAAATTTTTAAGGAAAATGGGTACAAAACGGCTCATTTTGGAAAATGGCACTTAGGGGAAGCAGAAAAATACTGGCCGGAAAATCATGGATTTGACGAGAACCATGGTGGATGGAGAAAAGGTGCTCCCAACAAAAATAAAAAAGCAGGAAGCAATGGCTACTTTGCTCCATATGGCAACCCTAGATTGGAAGACGGACCTGAAGGAGAATACCTTACCGAGCGTATAGCATCGGATGTTTGTCAGTTTCTTGAAGCGAATAAAGACACTACTTTCTTTGTGAACCTGTGGTTTTACAATGTGCACACACCACTTCAGGCAAAACAAGAAAAAGTCGATCGTTATCAACAAAAGGAAAAAGGGGAACATCATCATAATGCAACTTATGCAGCCATGGTAGAACATGTGGATGATGCGACAGGAGTTGTCTTGACAAAATTGGATGAACTTGGATTGATGGAAAATACCATCATCATCTTTAGTTCTGATAATGGTGGTTTGCATGGAAAGAAAAAGCGACCGGTGACATCAAATTACCCGTTGAGAGGTGGAAAAGGAATGATCTACGAAGGAGGGATCCGTATTCCTACAATGATTTATCACCCACAACATAATGCACGAATCGAATCAACATCGATATCAAGTATTGATTATTTACCTACATTGGTAGATTTGGCTGGTGTGAATGTCAATAAAAAAATAAGGAAAGATTGGGATGGTACTTCTCTTGCAAATCTGGTCACAAATGAAAAAGAAGTAGATCGACCATTGTTCTGGCATTATCCTCATTATCACCAACAAGGGGCGGTGCCTCATACGGCTATACTTGATGGAGATTGGAAGCTAATTCATAATATCGAATTGGATAAGTATGAGCTTTACAATGTGAAGGAGGATATATCAGAAAAAAATAATTGTATCGATTCTCATCAAGGAGTCTATAAGAAACTATTGAAAAAAATGGAGGCATGGAAAAAGGAAGTCAACGCACAAATGCCTGTCCATAATCCTAACTATCAACCATCAAAATAA
- a CDS encoding sulfatase-like hydrolase/transferase, giving the protein MKHQLYILLIVFGFLAGSCTQNKTSPKQPNIVFVFADDQREGTINHLGNKEIITPNLDRLAEEGMSFSNTYIMGSFSGAVCQPSRAMLLTGKKLNNLTKYGAILPEEDILLGETLQSAGYNCFGIGKYHNDPASYVRGFNEGQDVYFGGMFDQWNVPLHSREGAKDFKKFDRPVLKNYRKSNKLSYEQGEYVYGGKHSADIFTEGTIEYIKNYDSEKPFFVYTSFMTPHDPRSTHQRYFDMYDTANISLPENFLPEHPFNNGELRIRDEKTAGFPRKASEIKEHIRDYYALITHNDEKLGQIVQALKEKGVYDNTIIIYSGDNGLAIGQHGLMGKQNLYEHSTNVPLIIAGGNIKKNVRTQAMVYLTDLYPTICEMVGINIPQSVEGISFQSVLENNENEHRPYIFTSYRTSQRAIRNLQYKLIKYHVKGEPKIEQLFDLENDPYETKNLCGDQEYAKVYEELNTAFDKALIEFEDNIWDQENH; this is encoded by the coding sequence ATGAAACATCAACTCTACATATTACTTATAGTATTTGGATTCCTTGCTGGTTCATGTACCCAAAATAAAACATCTCCAAAGCAACCCAATATTGTATTTGTGTTTGCAGACGATCAAAGGGAAGGAACTATCAATCATTTAGGGAATAAAGAAATCATCACTCCTAATTTAGATCGATTAGCTGAGGAAGGAATGAGCTTTTCTAATACCTATATTATGGGGTCGTTTTCTGGGGCTGTTTGTCAGCCAAGTCGAGCGATGTTGCTTACCGGAAAAAAGCTAAACAACCTTACAAAATACGGTGCAATTTTGCCGGAGGAGGATATCCTTTTAGGAGAAACGTTGCAATCGGCGGGTTATAATTGTTTTGGTATTGGAAAATACCATAATGATCCAGCTTCTTATGTTCGTGGTTTTAACGAGGGACAAGACGTGTATTTTGGCGGTATGTTCGACCAATGGAATGTTCCTTTGCATAGTCGAGAAGGAGCGAAGGATTTTAAGAAATTTGACCGACCAGTATTAAAGAATTATCGTAAGTCGAATAAACTATCTTATGAGCAAGGAGAATACGTTTATGGAGGAAAACACAGTGCTGATATTTTTACGGAAGGCACTATTGAGTACATCAAAAACTATGATTCGGAGAAACCGTTTTTTGTCTATACTTCGTTCATGACACCTCATGATCCACGATCGACTCACCAACGTTATTTCGATATGTATGATACGGCCAATATCAGTTTACCTGAAAACTTTTTACCGGAACATCCTTTCAATAATGGTGAATTAAGAATTAGAGACGAAAAGACCGCTGGTTTTCCAAGAAAGGCATCAGAGATTAAAGAACATATCCGTGACTACTATGCCTTAATTACACATAATGATGAAAAACTGGGACAGATTGTCCAAGCCTTAAAAGAGAAAGGAGTATATGATAATACCATCATTATTTATTCTGGAGATAATGGCTTGGCCATAGGACAACATGGTCTTATGGGGAAACAAAACTTATACGAACACAGTACTAACGTGCCTCTGATTATCGCTGGAGGGAACATCAAAAAGAATGTGCGAACGCAAGCAATGGTTTACCTAACCGATTTATATCCTACAATTTGTGAGATGGTGGGCATTAATATTCCTCAATCTGTGGAAGGAATCAGTTTTCAATCTGTTTTAGAGAATAATGAAAACGAGCATCGACCTTATATTTTTACCTCTTATCGTACCTCTCAAAGAGCCATAAGAAATCTACAATATAAACTGATAAAATACCATGTAAAAGGAGAGCCAAAAATAGAACAACTTTTTGATTTGGAGAACGATCCTTATGAGACAAAAAATCTGTGTGGAGATCAGGAATATGCAAAAGTATACGAAGAATTGAATACTGCATTCGACAAAGCGTTAATCGAATTTGAAGACAATATTTGGGACCAAGAAAATCATTAA
- a CDS encoding alpha/beta hydrolase: protein MKHFILLLLGLLVLEITFAQEKIVYKNIDSLDLHLEVYRPENMEKGKTYPAMIFYFGGGWNTGSTNQFIPHATHYVEKGIICFLVDYRVAKRNNTTPFQALSDAKSAIRYIRKNADNLQVDPTKIIASGGSAGGHLAAATAIIEGYNDVADDLSYSCRPNALVLFNPVIDNGPGGYGFGRVGMAYKSFSPLHNIVAGAPPTIILIGDKDHLIPVTTVEYYQHIMKKVKSRCDLKIYEGGKHGFFNYNKKKMTFYNSTIKDSDDFLQSLGYFDQVK from the coding sequence ATGAAACATTTTATACTGTTATTATTGGGATTACTTGTGCTGGAGATCACTTTCGCACAAGAGAAAATCGTATATAAAAATATCGATTCATTGGATCTTCATTTAGAAGTTTATCGTCCGGAAAATATGGAGAAAGGCAAAACATATCCTGCCATGATCTTTTATTTTGGAGGAGGATGGAATACAGGGTCAACAAATCAGTTTATCCCACATGCAACACATTATGTCGAAAAAGGAATCATCTGTTTTTTGGTGGATTATAGGGTAGCCAAAAGAAATAATACAACACCTTTTCAAGCTTTAAGTGATGCGAAATCTGCTATCAGATACATTCGAAAAAATGCAGATAATTTACAAGTCGATCCAACAAAAATTATTGCTTCTGGAGGATCTGCAGGTGGACATTTAGCCGCAGCAACAGCCATAATCGAAGGGTATAATGATGTTGCTGACGATCTATCGTACAGTTGTCGACCAAACGCTTTAGTCCTATTTAATCCAGTAATTGATAACGGACCTGGAGGTTATGGTTTTGGAAGAGTAGGAATGGCTTATAAAAGTTTTTCGCCACTTCATAACATTGTAGCAGGGGCTCCTCCAACAATTATTCTGATTGGAGATAAAGACCATTTAATACCTGTAACGACAGTGGAGTACTACCAACACATCATGAAAAAAGTAAAAAGCAGATGTGATCTAAAAATATATGAAGGAGGAAAGCATGGTTTCTTTAACTACAATAAAAAGAAGATGACTTTCTATAATAGTACTATAAAAGACAGTGATGATTTTTTACAATCATTGGGGTATTTTGATCAAGTAAAATAA
- a CDS encoding alpha-L-fucosidase: MKRRQFLELASMAGAATFLMPSCMSNNGDKQQSQMPDFMKGYEELYQKDPRQAAIKCFEESKYGMFIHYGLYSLLGRHEWVQIKEKIHVAEYAKLMDRFTADKFDADFITDLALEAEMKYINLTTRHHDSFCLWDTKYTDFKSTNSPAKRDLVAELYEQCNQKGLALHLYYSHGRDWRHPHAPNNDKWGGHARPEFDVQEPFYKYGEEHDLNLYVEFLYNQVAELIDMFPNIASIWLDGHGVPKSGDHTQFKCQELYDMIHQKQPHMLVSYKQGLLGTEDFLAPERKYKKNGKPEKPLEICDHLQRKGWGYLASEDGNHKSKKEVIKMLKKANSYPANLLLNTGPYGSGEMHPEDVKVLREVGEEIRSKGWNGVLG, encoded by the coding sequence ATGAAAAGAAGACAATTCTTAGAACTCGCTTCTATGGCGGGTGCAGCAACATTTTTAATGCCTTCTTGTATGAGCAATAATGGGGATAAGCAACAATCCCAAATGCCTGATTTTATGAAAGGATATGAAGAACTTTATCAAAAAGATCCTCGTCAGGCGGCCATTAAATGTTTTGAGGAATCGAAATATGGAATGTTTATTCATTACGGTTTGTACTCTCTTTTAGGTCGACATGAATGGGTACAAATCAAAGAGAAAATTCATGTGGCGGAGTATGCCAAATTAATGGACCGCTTTACTGCAGATAAATTTGATGCTGATTTTATTACCGACTTGGCGTTAGAGGCAGAGATGAAATACATCAATTTAACCACAAGACATCACGATAGTTTTTGTCTTTGGGATACCAAATACACTGATTTTAAAAGTACCAATTCTCCTGCAAAAAGAGATCTCGTCGCCGAATTGTACGAGCAATGTAACCAAAAAGGTTTAGCGCTGCATTTGTATTATTCCCATGGTAGAGATTGGCGACACCCTCATGCACCAAATAACGATAAATGGGGGGGACATGCGCGACCAGAATTTGATGTACAAGAGCCTTTTTACAAATACGGAGAGGAACACGATCTAAATTTATATGTTGAGTTTCTGTATAATCAAGTAGCTGAACTGATTGATATGTTCCCCAATATTGCTTCTATTTGGTTGGATGGACATGGCGTTCCGAAATCAGGCGATCATACGCAATTTAAATGTCAGGAACTCTATGATATGATCCATCAGAAACAACCTCATATGTTAGTTTCTTATAAACAAGGATTGTTGGGTACCGAAGACTTTTTGGCTCCAGAAAGGAAGTACAAAAAGAATGGAAAACCTGAAAAGCCATTAGAAATCTGTGATCATCTTCAACGTAAAGGCTGGGGCTATTTGGCTTCTGAAGACGGAAATCATAAATCGAAAAAAGAGGTGATAAAGATGTTGAAAAAAGCCAACTCCTATCCTGCGAATTTACTACTGAACACGGGGCCTTATGGTTCTGGAGAAATGCACCCCGAAGATGTAAAGGTATTGAGAGAAGTTGGTGAGGAGATTAGGAGTAAGGGTTGGAATGGTGTTTTGGGTTAA
- a CDS encoding putative phage abortive infection protein, whose product MLKLLKKINISLTLSVFLAITGISVMLVFFLDYHLYESFLGVDMEVLSKYGSFIAGTIGPIFSLVGFILIYETIKWQRKLFERQQFEVKFFEMMKYHRENVELLRHKDPASEELITKKGREVFIALYQQCNQLQKEVMQLLPKGVEQSEKEYHELTLNITYLIFHFGLQEHGEEALVSILNKYVPHQAEHLITELKKKRSKYNAEVPFYVGHQSKLGNYFRHLYHTIKYVDQTKFLTEDEKQSFIKMLRAQFTTYEQAIIFYNAMSVLGKKWRENRWIEKYELIKNIPPKFLGEIDPKEFFEMRFEYEGL is encoded by the coding sequence ATGTTGAAGCTATTAAAGAAGATCAATATTTCCCTTACACTTTCTGTGTTCTTGGCCATTACAGGAATCTCTGTGATGCTCGTCTTTTTCCTGGATTATCATCTCTATGAATCTTTCTTGGGTGTAGACATGGAAGTGCTTAGTAAGTACGGATCTTTCATAGCGGGAACGATTGGCCCCATCTTCTCATTGGTAGGTTTCATCTTGATTTATGAGACCATTAAATGGCAAAGAAAACTCTTCGAAAGACAACAATTCGAAGTCAAGTTTTTCGAGATGATGAAGTACCACAGAGAGAATGTGGAATTGCTTAGACATAAAGACCCTGCTTCTGAAGAACTCATCACCAAAAAAGGAAGAGAGGTGTTTATTGCTTTATACCAACAGTGTAATCAATTACAAAAAGAGGTGATGCAGTTGCTCCCTAAAGGTGTTGAACAAAGCGAGAAAGAATATCATGAACTCACATTGAATATTACCTATTTGATATTTCATTTTGGCTTACAAGAACATGGTGAGGAAGCTTTGGTGTCTATCTTAAATAAGTATGTTCCACATCAAGCAGAACATTTGATAACGGAACTAAAAAAGAAGAGAAGTAAGTACAATGCGGAAGTGCCTTTCTATGTCGGTCACCAATCGAAGTTGGGCAACTATTTCCGTCATCTATACCATACCATAAAATATGTAGATCAGACGAAGTTCTTAACAGAAGACGAAAAGCAATCCTTTATTAAAATGTTAAGAGCGCAGTTTACGACCTACGAACAGGCCATCATTTTCTATAATGCTATGTCTGTATTGGGCAAAAAGTGGAGAGAAAACCGATGGATCGAAAAATACGAATTGATTAAGAACATCCCTCCTAAGTTTTTAGGAGAGATTGATCCTAAAGAGTTCTTCGAGATGAGGTTTGAGTATGAGGGGTTGTAG
- a CDS encoding alpha-L-fucosidase — translation MRRILFFALLTFILGACTQKANDTTEKKKHFEPNWESLSQYECPEWFRNAKFGIYTHWGVYSASMAEGNSDWYGRNMYNDWHPNYKFHLKTYGDHKEFGYKDLIPQLTGEKFDADEWAELFQNAGAQFAGPAGEHADGFSMWDSKVNPWNSTKMGPKIDVVAEMKKAVKKRGMKYVVSMHHSWLWGWYPTWDENTDCANPEFAGLYGPKIPESSRLLKIGEEKGSYPMPSPEFEKIWLEKVKEVVDGYSPDLLWFDNRVRILSEDIRKEMVAYVHNHSAENNVERVFTFKRPDFPLGVGTVDLERERMPDIYPDPWLTDTSISKASWSWTSDLKCYPTNRLIDDLVDIVSKNGCLLLNVAPHPDGSIPQAQKDRLLEMGAWLKVNGEAIYDSRPWLIYGEGPTKTKSGHLADTKFDGFGEEDIRFTIKGDQLYAIALGWPESGELPIKSLGLMAYNSKVKDIEMLGHEGKLKWERTEGALKVKLPKDKPCEHAYVFKISFSGNKES, via the coding sequence ATGAGACGAATTTTATTTTTTGCACTATTAACTTTTATCCTTGGTGCCTGTACACAAAAGGCCAATGATACAACAGAAAAGAAAAAGCACTTCGAACCTAATTGGGAGTCGTTAAGTCAGTACGAATGTCCGGAATGGTTTAGAAACGCCAAGTTTGGTATCTACACTCACTGGGGTGTTTACTCGGCATCTATGGCCGAGGGCAACTCCGATTGGTACGGTAGAAACATGTACAACGACTGGCATCCAAACTATAAGTTTCACCTTAAAACGTATGGTGACCATAAAGAATTCGGGTACAAAGATCTAATTCCTCAGTTAACAGGAGAGAAATTTGATGCCGACGAGTGGGCTGAATTATTCCAAAACGCAGGAGCACAATTTGCAGGACCTGCAGGCGAACATGCCGATGGTTTTTCAATGTGGGATTCGAAAGTTAACCCTTGGAACTCGACGAAAATGGGTCCTAAGATCGATGTAGTCGCAGAGATGAAGAAAGCCGTGAAGAAGAGAGGAATGAAATACGTAGTAAGTATGCACCACTCTTGGTTGTGGGGATGGTACCCAACATGGGACGAAAATACCGATTGTGCGAATCCTGAATTTGCGGGACTTTACGGTCCAAAAATTCCAGAATCTTCTCGTTTACTAAAAATTGGAGAGGAAAAAGGATCTTACCCTATGCCTAGTCCAGAATTTGAGAAAATCTGGTTAGAAAAAGTAAAAGAAGTAGTCGATGGCTATTCGCCGGATTTACTTTGGTTCGACAACCGTGTACGCATCCTTTCGGAAGATATCAGAAAAGAAATGGTGGCTTATGTACATAACCACAGTGCAGAAAATAATGTAGAAAGAGTATTTACGTTTAAGCGTCCGGACTTCCCACTTGGTGTCGGTACAGTCGATTTAGAGCGTGAACGTATGCCTGATATTTATCCTGATCCATGGTTAACAGATACATCGATTTCTAAAGCATCTTGGTCATGGACATCCGATCTAAAGTGTTATCCTACCAACCGATTAATTGATGATTTGGTAGATATCGTGAGTAAGAATGGCTGTCTATTGTTAAACGTAGCACCTCACCCAGATGGTAGTATTCCACAAGCACAAAAAGACCGTCTATTAGAGATGGGGGCATGGTTAAAAGTAAACGGAGAAGCGATTTACGATAGCCGTCCTTGGTTAATCTATGGTGAAGGCCCAACGAAAACAAAAAGCGGTCACTTAGCCGATACCAAATTTGATGGTTTTGGAGAAGAAGACATTCGTTTTACCATTAAAGGTGATCAGTTATATGCGATTGCTTTGGGTTGGCCAGAATCTGGTGAACTACCAATTAAATCTTTAGGTTTAATGGCGTACAACTCTAAAGTAAAAGACATTGAAATGCTTGGACATGAAGGTAAGTTAAAATGGGAAAGAACTGAAGGAGCATTAAAAGTGAAGCTTCCAAAAGACAAACCATGTGAGCATGCCTATGTGTTTAAAATCAGTTTCTCAGGGAATAAAGAATCTTAA
- a CDS encoding sulfatase family protein, translated as MKRFNNQTLLKTGMLLAFLFSSAISIAQKKKQPNIIYIMSDDHAAHAIGAYGGRLSTLNPTPNLDKLADGGIRFSNAFCNNSICTPSRASIISGQYPQTNGVLDLDIHLDPEKQYLPKEMKKLGYSTAIVGKWHLHIEPSAFDYYKVLPGQGKYFNPSFHEKGKGEWPNNKVKSEGHSSDVITDVTINYLENRDKTKPFFLMHHYKAPHDFFEYAPRYEDYLADTEIPEPSSLYYQPNWGSEATRGANDSLTNYIGTSVSDRHMYRNYNKFFHKDSLEGQNSAHVAYQDYLKRYLRCVKGVDDNLGRLFDYLKKEGLWENTIIVYTADQGMMLGEHDLQDKRWIYEESMRMPFIVHYPKMIEEGRETDLLINNTDFAPTLIEMAGGKAPEYMQGHSFARTLKGKEEKDWRTATYYRYWMHIIHHYVPAHFGLRTKDYKLVFYYGKHYLPESEFAKHYWAKQYHGIERETPHTWEFYDLKNDPEELHNRYNDPKYQDIIAKLKTELKQQREELNETDENYPEISAIVEEYWDTKTLTE; from the coding sequence ATGAAAAGGTTTAACAATCAAACACTCTTAAAGACGGGAATGTTACTTGCATTCTTGTTCTCCTCGGCAATATCAATTGCTCAGAAAAAAAAGCAACCTAATATCATTTATATTATGTCGGATGACCATGCGGCACATGCAATTGGTGCGTATGGTGGAAGATTATCCACTTTAAATCCAACTCCCAACTTAGATAAATTGGCCGATGGAGGTATCCGTTTTTCGAATGCCTTTTGTAACAACTCTATTTGTACACCAAGTAGAGCCTCGATAATTTCGGGTCAGTATCCACAAACCAATGGTGTTTTGGATTTGGATATCCACTTGGATCCCGAAAAGCAATATTTACCAAAAGAGATGAAAAAGTTGGGCTACAGCACTGCAATTGTAGGAAAGTGGCACTTGCACATCGAGCCATCAGCATTTGATTACTACAAAGTATTACCGGGTCAGGGGAAGTATTTTAATCCTTCTTTCCACGAGAAAGGAAAGGGCGAATGGCCAAATAATAAAGTGAAATCAGAAGGTCATTCTAGTGATGTAATTACTGATGTTACTATTAATTATCTAGAAAACAGAGACAAGACGAAACCTTTCTTCTTGATGCATCACTATAAAGCACCTCACGATTTCTTTGAGTATGCACCACGTTACGAAGACTACTTGGCCGATACAGAAATTCCTGAACCCTCGAGTTTGTATTATCAACCCAACTGGGGATCGGAAGCTACAAGAGGAGCCAACGATTCTTTAACGAACTATATCGGGACATCGGTTTCTGACCGTCATATGTACAGAAACTACAATAAGTTTTTCCATAAAGATTCTTTAGAAGGACAAAATTCTGCACACGTGGCGTATCAGGATTACCTAAAGAGATACCTTCGTTGTGTAAAAGGTGTGGACGATAACTTGGGTCGATTATTCGATTATTTAAAGAAAGAAGGTCTTTGGGAAAATACCATCATTGTATATACTGCAGACCAAGGAATGATGTTGGGTGAGCACGATTTACAAGACAAGCGTTGGATCTACGAAGAGTCGATGCGTATGCCGTTTATTGTACATTACCCTAAAATGATTGAGGAAGGTAGAGAAACAGATCTTTTGATTAACAATACGGATTTTGCTCCAACATTAATCGAAATGGCTGGCGGTAAAGCACCGGAATACATGCAAGGACATAGTTTTGCTAGAACATTAAAAGGCAAGGAAGAAAAAGACTGGAGAACGGCCACTTACTACCGCTATTGGATGCACATTATTCATCATTATGTACCGGCTCACTTTGGCTTGCGTACCAAAGATTACAAGTTGGTGTTCTACTACGGAAAACACTATTTACCTGAGTCGGAATTTGCGAAACACTATTGGGCGAAGCAATACCACGGAATCGAAAGAGAAACGCCTCATACATGGGAGTTCTACGATCTGAAAAACGATCCAGAAGAATTGCATAACAGATATAACGATCCGAAGTACCAAGACATCATTGCGAAGTTGAAAACAGAATTGAAACAACAAAGAGAAGAATTGAACGAAACGGATGAGAATTATCCAGAAATTTCGGCAATTGTTGAAGAGTATTGGGATACAAAAACGCTTACAGAATAA